In Sulfolobales archaeon, one DNA window encodes the following:
- a CDS encoding M24 family metallopeptidase: MKGLSKIIIFNESNQAWVSGLRIAGSALIIDLRDSVVRYYTPILEFWRAYDMLGESLGSEISYDVLGYYRYKIDLPEDIKVFNGGLKDAIKSEVGDLGEKSCGVDNIDIDSDLRDLLRKCVDLREDIASLRSIKNNIEISLIKTASEISMKALRRIIEEGVIGRSEREIAGRFSYLIRLYGADGEAFPSIIAVNENASKPHYQPSSRVVSLGDYILVDAGAKVREYNSDMTRMIIYRNSEDYKHVLEAVIESVDAALEKISPGAKASDIDKAAREVLERRGYSKYFIHSTGHGVGVDVHEKPLLSLSSSDSIEEGMIVTIEPGIYMRNKIGVRVEELVLVSSRGPRILTEISRILEYF; this comes from the coding sequence TTGAAAGGTCTGAGTAAGATAATCATATTTAACGAATCTAATCAGGCATGGGTTTCAGGACTTAGGATCGCGGGTTCGGCTCTGATCATAGATCTCAGAGATTCTGTTGTGAGATACTATACTCCGATCCTAGAGTTCTGGAGAGCTTATGACATGCTTGGAGAGAGCTTGGGTTCAGAGATCTCGTATGATGTTCTCGGATACTATAGATATAAGATCGATCTTCCAGAAGATATTAAGGTTTTTAATGGAGGACTTAAAGATGCTATAAAAAGCGAGGTAGGAGATCTAGGGGAGAAGTCCTGTGGAGTGGATAATATCGATATAGACTCTGATCTCAGAGATCTTCTGAGGAAATGTGTGGATCTAAGAGAAGATATAGCTAGCCTGAGATCTATTAAAAACAATATAGAGATAAGCTTGATAAAAACCGCCAGCGAGATAAGCATGAAAGCTCTCAGAAGAATTATTGAGGAAGGAGTTATAGGAAGATCTGAGCGAGAGATTGCTGGAAGATTCTCATATCTAATAAGATTATACGGAGCTGATGGAGAAGCATTCCCAAGTATAATAGCTGTGAATGAGAATGCTTCAAAACCACACTACCAGCCTAGTTCTCGAGTAGTTTCTCTAGGTGATTATATCCTCGTAGACGCGGGTGCTAAGGTTCGCGAGTATAATTCGGATATGACTAGAATGATTATCTATAGGAATTCCGAGGATTACAAGCATGTGCTTGAAGCTGTGATAGAATCTGTAGATGCTGCTCTCGAGAAGATTTCTCCAGGTGCTAAAGCCTCAGACATAGATAAAGCTGCTAGAGAGGTGCTTGAGAGGAGAGGATATTCAAAGTATTTCATCCACTCAACAGGTCATGGCGTAGGTGTTGATGTTCATGAGAAACCTCTTCTATCTCTATCTTCTAGCGATTCTATAGAGGAGGGTATGATAGTGACTATAGAACCTGGTATTTATATGAGGAATAAGATTGGTGTTAGAGTCGAGGAGTTAGTTCTTGTGAGTTCGAGAGGACCTAGGATCTTGACAGAGATTAGCAGAATTCTTGAGTACTTCTAA